In Paralichthys olivaceus isolate ysfri-2021 chromosome 1, ASM2471397v2, whole genome shotgun sequence, the following are encoded in one genomic region:
- the LOC138410517 gene encoding uncharacterized protein gives MATGLPPKMVSMDMKFLISIDKLRMWPLYLAEKGYLPTTVRNMMTNVTLFIRHMKCSFQAVSKVRSPDFNKLLYELKMLQTNVHKHVVVHRQKMMKKKTDQLLEAKKEVTFMKAAKKKIPELLQFLPADGSFGKEHCQLMGYLMGYLSILTGHRAIVFTNMTRDQVMSADCWGGGKKYRVMVDEHKTMSSFGQAAVCLNKMEFEWLKKVACGDCCLGEEDNKYVFHTIFGRNIGKPSLLLHMAWVNAGLTGPVNFGQIRSSVSTQAKNHLTEKERKEVAHAMCHDPTTAEKFYVALPDKEMAYQTRKLRMKALKGAFAKSSQVNNDTDDSLPDDKSEDTPETSFAKILETP, from the exons ATGGCTACTGGGCTACCTCCAAAAATGGTCTCAATGGATATGAAGTTCCTCATATCCATTGACAAATTGCGCAT GTGGCCACTATACCTCGCCGAAAAGGGTTACCTCCCAACCACTGTGAGAAACATGATGACAAATGTCACCCTGTTCATCAGGCACATGAAGTGCTCATTCCAGGCGGTCAGCAAAGTCAGATCTCCTGACTTCAACAAACTCCTCTATGAGCTTAAGATGCTTCAGACGAATGTGCACAAGCATGTGGTTGTCCACCGTCAGAAGATGATGAAAAAGAAGACAg ATCAACTGCTTGAGGCGAAAAAGGAAGTGACATTTATGAAGGCCGccaaaaagaaaattcctgAGTTGCTTC AATTCTTACCTGCTGATGGAAGTTTTGGTAAGGAACATTGTCAGCTCATGGGCTACCTCATGGGCTATCTGAGCATCCTTACGGGACATCGCGCCATCGTCTTTACCAACATGACCCGTGATCAGGTGATGTCAGCAGACTGCTGGGGTGGTGGCAAGAAGTATAGGGTTATG GTGGATGAGCACAAAACTATGAGCTCATTTGGGCAAGCTGCGGTGTGCCTAAACAAGATGGAATTTGAGTGGCTGAAAAAAGTTGCCTGCGGTGACTGCTGCCTTGGTGAGGAGGACAACAAATATGTTTTCCACACAATATTCGGCAGGAATATCGGGAAGCCTTCACTCTTACTCCATATGGCTTGGGTGAATGCTGGACTGACGGGGCCAGTCAACTTTGGCCAGATCCGGAGCAGTGTCTCTACGCAG GCCAAGAATCACCTCActgagaaggagaggaaggaggtggCTCATGCGATGTGCCATGACCCCACTACAGCAGAAAAATTCTATGTAGCTCTGCCAGACAAAGAAATGGCATACCAAACCAGAAAACTGAGAATGAAAGCCCTCAAGGGGGCTTTTGCTAAATCCTCGCAAGTTAACAATGACACTGATGACTCCTTACCAGATGACAAATCTGAGGATACACCGGAGACAAGCTTCGCAAAAATCCTAGAAACACCATGA